A single window of Archangium gephyra DNA harbors:
- a CDS encoding GAF domain-containing sensor histidine kinase yields the protein MTTESRRLPMPEGPSAEAFRAFFETVELPAALCDTQLHLQLYNNAFARFCFDHGLTVEQMMEGLAEARVPEDGAACVVEVALPQGGVVVMELARRGESVSVVGRRESELMRGQLVVVEQALLEQARTEGVLLDLGRSVAEAGSEEELVASVARGVKELFPGRTFCIRIIDARTGGLTSLYAEGRLKEGSREPLVLKRTAVEKMHLTAESIPVGKVVVAALVPLLFEGSTGGVSAPLVASGQLYGVVNLEYPSSLREEPDPLQDERVLVQLANQVAVAVKNAKLIDELTFVRKYLEELLEKANALILVANRDKKVVVFNQAISRLTGFSKEEVLGQDVFWLVPEDEHLRLASVLAAAMRGEAVPNFELRLRTRSGEARASFATSSALTSQGEVEGVMAIGQDVTVVAQLEQRVIHAEKLASMGQLAASVAHEINNPMTAVVAYSESLLQRAMMMGSAGAADSEKLRKILESGQRILRFTRDLTSYARPAKDKVERVQLNALLDKAVGYCEHVVTQSKVKVERDYGELPPLPAVPANLEQVFVNLITNACHAMKPGGQVWLRTRREGREAVVCVKDTGSGIEPTNLSRIFEPFFTTKTEGNGTGLGLSIVQRIVEKHGGKLSVDSALGQGTTFTVRLPLAD from the coding sequence ATGACGACTGAGTCGCGTCGCCTGCCCATGCCGGAGGGCCCCTCCGCCGAGGCCTTTCGTGCCTTCTTCGAGACGGTGGAGCTGCCCGCGGCGCTCTGCGACACGCAGTTGCACCTGCAGCTGTACAACAACGCGTTCGCTCGCTTCTGCTTCGACCATGGGCTGACGGTGGAGCAGATGATGGAGGGGCTCGCCGAGGCGCGGGTGCCCGAGGACGGGGCGGCGTGCGTGGTGGAGGTGGCGCTGCCCCAGGGGGGCGTGGTGGTGATGGAGCTGGCGCGGCGGGGCGAGTCCGTGTCGGTGGTGGGGCGGCGCGAGTCGGAGCTGATGCGGGGCCAGCTGGTGGTGGTGGAGCAGGCGCTGCTGGAGCAGGCGCGCACGGAGGGGGTGCTGCTGGACCTGGGGCGCAGCGTGGCCGAGGCGGGCAGCGAGGAGGAGCTGGTGGCGTCGGTGGCGCGCGGGGTGAAGGAGCTGTTTCCCGGGCGCACCTTCTGCATCCGCATCATCGACGCGCGCACCGGCGGGCTGACGAGCCTGTACGCCGAGGGCCGGTTGAAGGAGGGCTCCCGCGAGCCGCTGGTGCTCAAGCGCACGGCGGTGGAGAAGATGCACCTGACGGCGGAGTCCATTCCGGTGGGCAAGGTGGTGGTGGCCGCGCTGGTGCCGTTGCTCTTCGAGGGCAGCACGGGGGGAGTGAGCGCGCCGCTGGTGGCCAGCGGGCAGCTCTACGGCGTCGTCAACCTGGAGTACCCGTCCTCGCTGCGCGAGGAGCCGGATCCGCTGCAGGACGAGCGGGTGCTGGTGCAGCTGGCCAACCAGGTGGCGGTGGCGGTGAAGAACGCCAAGCTCATCGACGAGCTGACGTTCGTGCGCAAGTACCTGGAGGAGCTGCTGGAGAAGGCGAACGCGCTCATCCTGGTGGCCAACCGGGACAAGAAGGTGGTCGTCTTCAACCAGGCCATCAGCCGGCTCACGGGCTTCAGCAAGGAGGAGGTGCTGGGGCAGGACGTCTTCTGGCTGGTGCCCGAGGACGAGCACCTGCGGCTGGCCTCGGTGCTGGCGGCGGCGATGCGGGGCGAGGCGGTGCCCAACTTCGAGCTGCGGCTGCGCACGCGCTCGGGAGAGGCGCGGGCCTCGTTCGCGACGTCCTCGGCGCTCACCTCCCAGGGCGAGGTGGAGGGCGTGATGGCGATTGGCCAGGACGTGACGGTGGTGGCGCAGCTGGAGCAGCGCGTCATCCACGCGGAGAAGCTGGCGTCCATGGGGCAGCTGGCCGCGAGCGTGGCGCATGAAATCAACAACCCGATGACGGCGGTGGTGGCGTACTCGGAGTCGCTGCTGCAGCGGGCGATGATGATGGGGAGCGCGGGGGCGGCGGACTCGGAGAAGCTGCGGAAGATATTGGAGAGCGGGCAGCGGATTCTCCGCTTCACGAGGGATCTGACGTCCTACGCGAGGCCGGCGAAGGACAAGGTGGAGCGGGTGCAGCTCAACGCCCTGTTGGACAAGGCGGTGGGCTACTGCGAGCACGTGGTGACGCAGTCGAAGGTGAAGGTGGAGCGCGATTATGGAGAGCTGCCGCCGTTGCCCGCGGTGCCGGCGAACCTGGAGCAGGTGTTCGTGAACCTCATCACGAACGCGTGCCACGCGATGAAGCCGGGCGGGCAGGTGTGGCTGCGGACGAGGCGGGAGGGACGCGAGGCGGTCGTTTGTGTGAAGGACACGGGCAGCGGCATCGAGCCGACGAACCTGTCGCGCATCTTCGAGCCCTTCTTCACGACGAAGACGGAGGGGAACGGCACGGGGCTGGGTCTCTCCATCGTGCAGCGCATCGTGGAGAAGCACGGGGGCAAGCTGAGCGTGGACAGCGCGCTGGGGCAGGGCACCACCTTCACCGTGCGCCTGCCGCTCGCCGACTGA
- a CDS encoding MBL fold metallo-hydrolase — protein sequence MKKLLLSALLVVPGVASAQFDEASLAKVQVKSTPVAGNVHIFEGAGGNIGVSAGPDGILIVDDQFAPLVPKIRAALGKLTKGKAKAPEYVLNTHWHFDHTGGNALFGREGTIVAHKHVRTRLMNGLESATLGMKIPPAPKEALPVITYDQGISIFFNGEEIQVTHLPTGHTDGDSMVYFSGSNVLHLGDQFTGDKYPFIDLESGGSLEGYLRNVERVLQTLPAGVKIIPGHGAVSGRQELETFAQMLRDTVELVKGKQAAGKTLEQVKAEGMPEKYKSWGDGFMKPEQWLTVAYQSLSGQKPEPAKKPEEPKK from the coding sequence ATGAAGAAGCTTCTCCTCTCCGCGTTGTTGGTGGTGCCTGGCGTGGCGTCCGCGCAGTTCGACGAGGCCTCGCTCGCGAAGGTGCAGGTGAAGTCCACGCCGGTGGCGGGCAACGTGCACATCTTCGAGGGCGCGGGCGGCAACATCGGCGTCTCGGCGGGCCCGGACGGCATCCTCATCGTGGATGACCAGTTCGCCCCGCTGGTGCCGAAGATTCGCGCGGCGCTCGGCAAGCTGACCAAGGGCAAGGCCAAGGCGCCCGAGTACGTGCTGAACACGCACTGGCACTTCGACCACACGGGCGGCAACGCCCTCTTCGGCCGCGAGGGCACCATCGTGGCGCACAAGCACGTGCGCACGCGGCTGATGAACGGGCTGGAGAGCGCGACGCTGGGGATGAAGATTCCCCCCGCGCCCAAGGAGGCCCTGCCGGTCATCACCTATGACCAGGGCATCTCCATCTTCTTCAACGGCGAGGAGATCCAGGTGACGCACCTGCCCACGGGCCACACGGATGGCGACAGCATGGTGTACTTCTCCGGCTCCAACGTGCTGCACCTGGGAGACCAGTTCACCGGGGACAAGTACCCCTTCATCGACCTGGAGAGCGGGGGCTCGCTGGAGGGCTACCTGCGCAACGTGGAGCGGGTGCTGCAGACGCTGCCGGCCGGGGTGAAGATCATCCCGGGCCATGGTGCGGTGTCGGGGCGGCAGGAGCTCGAGACCTTCGCGCAGATGCTGCGCGACACGGTGGAACTGGTGAAGGGGAAGCAGGCCGCGGGCAAGACGCTCGAGCAGGTGAAGGCCGAGGGCATGCCCGAGAAGTACAAGAGCTGGGGTGACGGCTTCATGAAGCCGGAGCAGTGGCTCACGGTCGCGTACCAGAGCCTGAGCGGGCAGAAGCCGGAGCCGGCGAAGAAGCCGGAGGAGCCGAAGAAGTAG
- a CDS encoding putative metal-binding motif-containing protein, with the protein MRHAWIAGCLLLLTACSNKVTDSAVALTVKYPGYTPLCLRVTASDAAASERRSDELIPQSKLATDEDRTLILAVYREKGWSPQVQVEVASYATADCTGPAIETRQLASAVTLPAKGSVPAALELLAQDVDKDGHAARASGDSAIQGSDCDDGRATVHPGATAVCDGAANLGTDFNCDGKLDCNGGGCTSDEMCGSGFCVAGICCDSACDEPSSQCQGAGTCGTGTCVYPVNAGASCDDGSKCTSADTCDASGTCVGTTTKTCNAPPGQCYAAAGTCEPATGDCKYAPRPTTASCDDGKKCTVDDRCDGSGTCAAGPAKTCNTPPNTCREGTGTCVEPTGDCQYALKPANAACDDGNKCTLDDKCNGGGMCVAGTAKTCDAPPTQCHLGTCEASSGSCNYEPKPPAATCDDGKVCTSSDKCDGAGSCGGTLDCPPPSLCKKALALCAADGRCQFEVDSAQVGNLCREAGKTGTCQADGACQPLQFSYAVTSNFDPVAIASEPIGDLDVLCGATFDSGTTVWTFAPGCSFTPPTHVVTGDDVVVIAVRNLTVNQPLRVVGSRPVVLAVYGDATLNDEVLAHSAREPLRRGAGSGVECTGRTGGPGAVSGNDGSGGGGGGLATESGTGGANDDGTPGGLKGGALLTSGFSPLVGGCQGGAGGGITGTTPGVGGPGGGALQLSVAGTLTLGSVVSVSGAGGGGGDSTVNNAAGGGGGGSGGMLVLEARNLVVEASARVTANGGAGGEGSDSVGGTQSPGVAGADGSLDTATPGTGGDGGAANGGGGGTGAAGSTGPGDGFAGTGSGGSTHGAGGGGGGAAGRILLRGVTSCSALPAGAIISPATSPNCP; encoded by the coding sequence GCCTCGGAGCGCCGGAGTGACGAGCTCATCCCCCAGTCCAAGCTGGCCACGGACGAGGATCGGACGCTCATCCTCGCCGTGTACCGGGAGAAGGGCTGGAGTCCGCAGGTGCAGGTCGAGGTGGCCTCCTACGCCACGGCGGACTGTACGGGCCCGGCCATCGAGACGCGCCAGCTGGCCTCGGCGGTGACGCTGCCCGCCAAGGGCTCCGTGCCGGCGGCGCTCGAGCTGCTGGCCCAGGACGTGGACAAGGACGGCCATGCGGCCCGCGCCTCGGGGGACAGCGCCATCCAGGGCTCGGACTGCGATGATGGCCGGGCCACCGTGCACCCTGGCGCCACGGCGGTGTGCGACGGCGCGGCCAACCTCGGCACGGACTTCAACTGCGACGGGAAGCTGGACTGCAACGGCGGGGGCTGCACGAGCGATGAGATGTGCGGCTCGGGCTTCTGCGTGGCGGGCATCTGCTGCGACAGCGCCTGCGATGAGCCGTCGTCGCAGTGCCAGGGCGCGGGGACCTGCGGCACGGGCACCTGCGTCTACCCGGTCAACGCCGGCGCGTCCTGTGATGACGGCAGCAAGTGCACCAGCGCCGACACGTGTGACGCCAGCGGGACGTGCGTGGGCACGACAACGAAGACGTGCAACGCGCCGCCGGGCCAGTGCTACGCGGCGGCGGGCACCTGTGAGCCCGCGACGGGCGATTGCAAGTACGCGCCCCGCCCCACCACGGCGTCCTGCGACGATGGGAAGAAGTGCACCGTCGACGACAGGTGTGATGGCAGCGGGACGTGCGCGGCGGGCCCGGCGAAGACGTGCAACACGCCGCCCAACACGTGCCGCGAGGGGACGGGCACCTGTGTGGAGCCGACGGGCGACTGCCAGTACGCGCTCAAACCCGCCAATGCGGCCTGCGACGATGGGAACAAGTGCACCCTCGACGACAAGTGCAATGGCGGCGGGATGTGCGTGGCGGGCACGGCGAAGACGTGCGACGCGCCCCCGACCCAGTGCCACCTGGGCACGTGCGAGGCCTCTTCGGGCTCGTGCAACTACGAGCCCAAGCCTCCGGCCGCGACGTGTGATGACGGCAAGGTCTGCACCTCGTCGGACAAGTGCGATGGCGCGGGGAGCTGCGGCGGCACGCTAGACTGCCCTCCACCGAGCCTCTGCAAGAAGGCCCTCGCGCTCTGTGCCGCCGATGGCAGGTGTCAGTTCGAGGTGGACTCCGCGCAGGTGGGCAACCTCTGCCGCGAGGCGGGGAAGACGGGAACGTGCCAGGCGGATGGGGCGTGCCAGCCGCTCCAGTTCAGCTACGCCGTCACGAGCAACTTCGACCCGGTGGCCATTGCGTCCGAGCCCATCGGCGACCTGGACGTCTTGTGCGGCGCCACCTTCGACTCGGGCACGACGGTGTGGACGTTCGCCCCGGGCTGCAGCTTCACTCCGCCCACGCACGTGGTGACGGGTGACGACGTCGTGGTGATCGCGGTCCGCAACCTGACCGTGAATCAACCCCTGCGGGTGGTGGGCTCCAGGCCGGTCGTCCTGGCGGTGTATGGCGATGCCACGCTGAATGACGAGGTCCTGGCCCACTCGGCGCGTGAGCCGCTGCGCAGAGGCGCGGGGAGTGGCGTGGAGTGCACGGGACGGACGGGTGGCCCCGGCGCTGTCAGCGGGAATGATGGAAGTGGTGGCGGAGGAGGTGGCCTCGCGACGGAGAGTGGCACCGGCGGCGCCAACGATGATGGCACCCCGGGAGGCTTGAAGGGGGGCGCTCTGCTGACGAGCGGTTTCTCTCCGCTGGTGGGAGGCTGCCAGGGTGGTGCGGGTGGTGGCATCACGGGCACGACCCCGGGCGTGGGAGGCCCGGGCGGTGGGGCGCTGCAGCTCTCCGTGGCGGGCACGCTGACGCTGGGGAGCGTGGTGAGCGTGAGTGGCGCCGGAGGCGGAGGGGGTGATTCCACCGTCAACAACGCGGCGGGGGGAGGTGGAGGCGGGAGCGGAGGCATGCTGGTGCTCGAGGCCAGGAATCTCGTGGTCGAGGCTTCCGCCCGGGTCACGGCGAATGGCGGAGCGGGTGGTGAAGGCTCCGACTCCGTGGGGGGGACGCAATCCCCGGGCGTCGCTGGAGCGGATGGGAGCCTCGACACCGCCACTCCAGGGACGGGCGGTGACGGCGGCGCGGCGAACGGAGGCGGGGGAGGCACGGGAGCCGCGGGGAGCACCGGTCCTGGCGATGGTTTCGCGGGGACGGGCTCTGGTGGAAGCACGCATGGCGCTGGAGGCGGAGGCGGTGGTGCCGCCGGCCGCATCCTCCTGCGAGGGGTGACGAGCTGCTCCGCCCTGCCCGCGGGAGCCATCATCAGCCCGGCGACCTCGCCCAACTGCCCTTGA